Within Bdellovibrionales bacterium, the genomic segment GGGTGAACGAGCAGAGATCTATGAGGAGATTTGTAGAAAACCTGCGGTGGGAGAACATTATAGAACATGTGTTATCGAAACCAATAAGGTTTCGGCTGAGGCAGGGGCAGTTATTTTGTCAACCCAAGGGTCGTCTGCGGAGGGGATATCGGGCGGGGCACAGGGAGGGACTTTTGCCGAGGGGTTTGGGGCTGATTTGAATTCGATTGCAGCGGATATCTGTGTTGCTGAGGGGCGCAAATGTTTCATTGGTTGTAGAGAAGCGAAAATGACACTTCTTAAATTCCTCTCCGAAGCCCGATCGCGAGTGCCTACGCAATCATCAGCATTAATGCAGATTCAGTTGAACATAGGTAGAGCCGAGAAGGGCATGGGGATTTGTCGGAAATACTTTGGAGAAAAGGTTGCTGCTCTTGGTGGGAACGCTGACATCCTGAATTCGGCAGCATCGAGATCTGCAAAAGTAGCGGATGTGACAAAATCTGGGGCCGGCGGAGGTGCGGGTGGTGCCCTTTCAGAGGGAGGTGGGTCATCTAAATTTGACCAACTTGGAGGAGGTTCAGGTTCGACACAACAGAATGACAGCAGTGGAGGTTCGAGCATGAGTCCCTGGCTCGTAGGTGGAATTGGTGCTGCTGTTGGCGGCATTGCGGGCTACATGTTTGGCAAAAACACGGGCGAAGAAGTAGGCTATGAGGAAGGAAAAAAGGACGCCGAAGAGGCTGCAAAAAAAGAGGAAGAAGACAAGGATGGTGATGGAAGTGCAGATTGCGCAAAGGCTGAGTCCGCAACCAAAACAGAGTGCAAAGGTACTTTTTATGCCAAGTGTGACAAGGATCCTGCAGCTGAAGGATGTTCGGACTTTGCGGATAGTTATTGCAAGACGACAGATCCTGTTCCAGATGCTGCCTTTTGCCGCAAGATGAGCGCGGCAAATTACTGCTCAAAGAGCGACAGCATTAATAAGGGAAATTGTATGAGCTGTCGGGAAATTTCGAGTGGATTCACTGGGCAATACTCGCCTGAGGACTTAGCCAATTCCTGCGCTGTTTGCTCTGGAGATCCCTTGTGTTCGACGAATGGTTCCTATTTTGCCTATCGTGCAGCGTTTGGCAGCACAAACCTTGCAGGCGGCAACAGCTTGTCTCCGAATTTGCCAGCCACAGCTGGAACTGGGAGCGGGGGGGCAGGGCCGGGGGGAGTACCACCTGGATCCGGTGGGACTGGCAATACTGGTGGTGGTACTGCTGGCAGTGGACCTTTTGGCCAATCCTTGACTGGAGGAGGATCTTTGGCAGGTGGTACAATGCAAGTTCAAAATTCTGGTCCGAATCAATACCGAATTTCAAGCTCACACGGTCAGAGCAACTTTCGTGTTCACTCTTCGATCATTCAGCGGTTTTGCCAACAAGGCTCAATGGTTGGTTGCGGCCCTTTAGCCGGTGTTTCTGGAGCCAGGGGAGTTTCAAGCAGCGCAAGTGAAGTGGAGGGGTCAGTAGGAGCCGGAGCCCAATAGGGCTTCGCCTTTTGGCCAGGGCATTATTTTGGGAAGTGTGGGTGTTATGCGTAGGGTTCTTTTGATTAGTACATTATTGTTTGGATTTGAGGTGAACGCAGAAGGCCAGTCGCCTTCGGTGCCTATTCAAGATATCACAGTTGTAACGATGAGTAAGGATGGCGAACTAAAGCAATTTTCTGAAGCCTATGCGATTGAGATTGCGGCTATTTTAGAATCTCCACTTCATCGCGAAAATTATTTTCCTATCAATCTGGAAAAATCAACTTGTTCCCAAGTTGAGGAAGATCTTGGGATGGAAGTAAACTATTTATTGGAGTTGCCAATCATGATAGGCTCTCTTGTTACATCCAAAATTCCGCTCTTGAATGAGTCGCAGAAGGAAACCCTAAAGAGAGTACCTTTTTGTGAGCCCTATTTACTTGATTTAAAGATAATCGCTCTTCAGCTCGATGGGTGGAAGTTGGTAAAAAGAGAAATTTTGCCACCCAATAAAGTCCCGTCTAAAGCCAGGAAGAGTTAAGCTCTCATTGAACAATCCAACTAAAATAGATTACAATCGACTTTATGGCACTCAGCGGAAGGTGTAGAGACTTTCGATGGTAAGTTTTGAAGATCTTTATAAGCAACACGCAAAATTGGTTTTTACGGTTGCAAATCGGATAGTTCTATCGGTTCCTGTTGCGGAAGAGATAGTTCAAGAAACATTTATTAAATATTTTGGAAAATTGAGTGAAATAAGGCAAGAGAATCCAAAATATTGGCTTGTGAAAGTTGCAACAAATTTGAGCCTTGACGAAATCCGTCGAAGAAGATCCAGAGGATCGGAGCTAATTTCGACCCTCAGTCGGGCTCTCCCCTTATTTGTTACGACCATTGGAACAAGGGTGTCCAACCAGCAAAGATCCCAATTGATTCTTGAAAAGTTAAGCTCTGATGAGAGAGCTCTTGTTGTCCTCCGATTGACATATG encodes:
- a CDS encoding sigma-70 family RNA polymerase sigma factor, with amino-acid sequence MVSFEDLYKQHAKLVFTVANRIVLSVPVAEEIVQETFIKYFGKLSEIRQENPKYWLVKVATNLSLDEIRRRRSRGSELISTLSRALPLFVTTIGTRVSNQQRSQLILEKLSSDERALVVLRLTYDYSYSEIADILELPEGTVKSKISRLLEKLRKEVKEVE